A window of Fundidesulfovibrio putealis DSM 16056 genomic DNA:
CACCGCCGAGGTGAACGAACGCGCCCGCTGCACCAACCCGGACAGCGACTACCGCAACCTGTTCGTGAATTCCCTGCACGTCTGCGACAAGTACTGGCGCTGGGACCAGCTCAACCAGAGCCCCGTCTTTCGTCCAAGCTGACGCTTCGGCCCCGTCCTCGTACCCGTGGCAATGCCCGTCCAGCCTTTTCACGGCAAAAGCGCCGCGCGTGTCCCCGGCGCATGTTCCTGCTTTCCGTCGTCACGCCTCAGCGCGCCGTGCTGCCCAGCACTTCCTTGAGCTTGCCGCCGTCCTGGAGCCCCTGGATATACGCGAAGCGCACGTACAGGTGCCGGATGCGCTCCGTCAGGCCCTCCATCTCACTCATGAGGATCTGGGCCTCTGCCGTGCTCTCTTCCGGAACGAGCTCCAGGAGCTTCTCGCCCGCCTTGCGCAACGATTCGAAATACTGGGGAGCCTCCTCGCCGGGAATCGGCGCGTTCCAGAGGTCTTCCAGCCTCGACGAGATTATGTCCGGAAACACGGTCTTGGGAGCGTCCATACCTGCCCTCCTGGTGAAAATGTTGCTCATCTTCCCTGCAGATACCGGATGAAGTCGCTTCGCCCGGCCAGTTTGCAATCCAGATACAGCCCGATATACTCAATATATGTCATGGGGTGGCCATAAATAGTGTACGTGGCCCCCTCCGGGACGAATTCCAGCCCGTGGAACCCGGCCACCTGCGGGTGGATGGGCAGCTCGAATTCGTACTGGACCTCGGGATAAGCCTGCCGGTAGCTCTCCGGCAACCCCGGCATGCCAAGCTTCGCAAGCACCGCGTCCGCCGCGTGCAGCATGAGCGTCCTGCCGGGGTGGTTCACGCTCATGAAAAGCTTCTCCTTCCTGAAACGTTCTTCAATAATGTCCACATACTGAACGTCGCACAGCCTTTCTTTGCCCCGCTCCACGGCCAGGGTCTCGCGCAGCAGCGCCTCCAGGCCGAACATCTGGTCCAGGTTGCCGCGCACCGCCACCAGCATGGCCTCGTCCTTGCCAAGGCCGCGCTCCAGCAGGCTGTCCAGCATCACGTCCGAGTAATCGAACCCCGGCTTGCTGCTCCAGAACGGCCAGTACCCCTTGAACAGCATGTTGGGGATGCACAGGCTGCGCGCACCCGGCCCAAGCGCCGCCTTCAGGCTCGCCGAGGACAGCTCGCCCCACTCATCGCCCAGATGCTGGTGCAACAGCAGCCCGCAGCGCGCAAGGCTCCGCGCAGGTATGGCATGCCGGGTGAAGTTGACGTAATACTCCACCTCATAGCCGGCCATGAACTCCGGCGATGCCCCAAGCAGCGCCGTCAGAGTTTCACCCTGACAGTTTCCGTGGATGATGCACAACTTTTTTGACGACAGCATGACCCGCTCCCTAACACATCCCGCGTCCAAGGAGAACACATGAACGCACGCGACGCCCTGGCGCTCGTCAATTCCCAGGAACCCGAAAAGCACATGGTGCTCCACGCCCTCCAGTCCCAGGCCATCCTGCGGGCCATGGCCGCG
This region includes:
- a CDS encoding WcbI family polysaccharide biosynthesis putative acetyltransferase, producing MLSSKKLCIIHGNCQGETLTALLGASPEFMAGYEVEYYVNFTRHAIPARSLARCGLLLHQHLGDEWGELSSASLKAALGPGARSLCIPNMLFKGYWPFWSSKPGFDYSDVMLDSLLERGLGKDEAMLVAVRGNLDQMFGLEALLRETLAVERGKERLCDVQYVDIIEERFRKEKLFMSVNHPGRTLMLHAADAVLAKLGMPGLPESYRQAYPEVQYEFELPIHPQVAGFHGLEFVPEGATYTIYGHPMTYIEYIGLYLDCKLAGRSDFIRYLQGR